In a genomic window of Gossypium arboreum isolate Shixiya-1 chromosome 9, ASM2569848v2, whole genome shotgun sequence:
- the LOC108461500 gene encoding 40S ribosomal protein S20-2 isoform X2 translates to MIKHKAQQHPTISFREKKQQRPRLSLPFSHLLQPEVSLVAMAYAAMKPTKPGLEEPQEQIHKIRITLSSKNVKNLEKVCADLVRGAKDKRLRVKGPVRMPTKVLHITTRKSPCGEGTNTWDRFELRVHKRVIDLFSSPDVVKQITSITIEPGVEVEVTIADS, encoded by the exons ATGATAAAGCACAAAGCACAGCAGCACCCCACCATTTCATTTCGAGAAAAAAAGCAGCAGAGGCCGCGGCTTTCACTTCCCTTCTCTCACCTCTTACAG CCAGAAGTCAGTTTAGTAGCAATGGCGTATGCTGCGATGAAGCCTACCAAGCCGGGTTTGGAGGAGCCCCAAGAGCAGATTCACAAGATCCGGATCACTCTCTCCTCTAAGAATGTGAAAAACCTAGAAAAAg TTTGTGCTGATTTGGTTCGCGGTGCAAAGGATAAGAGACTGAGGGTTAAGGGACCAGTAAGAATGCCCACCAAGGTTCTTCACATCACGACCAGGAAGTCTCCCTGTGGTGAAG GAACAAACACATGGGATCGGTTTGAGCTCCGTGTTCACAAGCGAGTTATTGACCTATTCAGCTCCCCTGACGTGGTAAAGCAGATCACATCTATCACCATTGAACCCGGTGTTGAGGTAGAAGTCACCATTGCAGATTCTTAA
- the LOC108461500 gene encoding 40S ribosomal protein S20-2 isoform X1, whose amino-acid sequence MIKHKAQQHPTISFREKKQQRPRLSLPFSHLLQKPEVSLVAMAYAAMKPTKPGLEEPQEQIHKIRITLSSKNVKNLEKVCADLVRGAKDKRLRVKGPVRMPTKVLHITTRKSPCGEGTNTWDRFELRVHKRVIDLFSSPDVVKQITSITIEPGVEVEVTIADS is encoded by the exons ATGATAAAGCACAAAGCACAGCAGCACCCCACCATTTCATTTCGAGAAAAAAAGCAGCAGAGGCCGCGGCTTTCACTTCCCTTCTCTCACCTCTTACAG AAGCCAGAAGTCAGTTTAGTAGCAATGGCGTATGCTGCGATGAAGCCTACCAAGCCGGGTTTGGAGGAGCCCCAAGAGCAGATTCACAAGATCCGGATCACTCTCTCCTCTAAGAATGTGAAAAACCTAGAAAAAg TTTGTGCTGATTTGGTTCGCGGTGCAAAGGATAAGAGACTGAGGGTTAAGGGACCAGTAAGAATGCCCACCAAGGTTCTTCACATCACGACCAGGAAGTCTCCCTGTGGTGAAG GAACAAACACATGGGATCGGTTTGAGCTCCGTGTTCACAAGCGAGTTATTGACCTATTCAGCTCCCCTGACGTGGTAAAGCAGATCACATCTATCACCATTGAACCCGGTGTTGAGGTAGAAGTCACCATTGCAGATTCTTAA
- the LOC108461434 gene encoding 40S ribosomal protein S13-like has protein sequence MGRMHSRGKGISASALPYKRTPPSWLKISSQDVEENICKFAKKGLTPSQIGVILRDSHGIAQVRSVTGSKILRILKAHGLAPEIPEDLYHLIKKAVAIRKHLERNRKDKDSKFRLILVESRIHRLARYYKKTKKLPPVWKYESTTASTLVA, from the exons ATGGGTCGTATGCACAGTCGCGG tAAGGGTATTTCAGCCTCAGCTCTGCCTTACAAGAGGACCCCGCCAAGCTGGCTCAAGATCTCTTCTCAAGAT GTTGAGGAAAACATTTGCAAGTTCGCAAAGAAAGGCTTGACCCCATCTCAGATTGGTGTCATTCTCCGTGATTCTCATGGTATTGCTCAAGTTAGGAGCGTTACTGGCAGCAAGATCTTGCGTATCCTCAAGGCTCATG GTCTGGCCCCTGAAATTCCTGAGGATTTGTATCACCTTATCAAGAAGGCAGTTGCCATCCGCAAGCATTTGGAGAGAAACAGGAAGGACAAGGATTCCAAGTTCAGGTTGATCCTTGTTGAGAGCCGGATTCACAGGCTTGCTCGCTACTACAAGAAAACAAAGAAGCTTCCCCCGGTCTGGAAATA CGAATCTACAACAGCCAGCACTCTCGTTGCTTAA
- the LOC108463113 gene encoding 65-kDa microtubule-associated protein 3-like, whose translation MSQCKLKASAYILGIINMSTQRIDPLVQVETTCRALLNELQIIWEEVGETDADRDEMLLELERECVEVYRRKVDQANHSKAHIRQTIADSEAELAAICSAMGERPVHIRQSDQNIGSLKEELRKILSQVEEMKKRKEERRNHFIDVLDQIEMIRNEINGSTESISSETVVDETDLSLMRLEELHRQLHELLKEKSNRLKQVQDHLNTLNSLCSVMGMDFKLTATEVHPSLGESERSRSISNNTLEQLGTEINKLREVKIQRMERLQDLATTMLELWNLMDTPIEEQQKFQNVTCNVAASEHEITEPNTLSDDFINYVEEEVSRLEDLKSSKMKEIILKKREELKEISTKTHLIPDTHLEDEIEAIDSGVVDAATILEQIELQIAKVKEEAFSRKEILEKVEKWLAACEEESWLEEYNRDENRYNAGRGTHLTLKRAEKARSLVNKLPGRVEALTSKIMAWEEERGTEFLYDGTSVLSMLEDYANLREEKEQERRRLRDQKRLQGQLIAEQEVLYGAKQSPPKPQSAKKGSKQCTGVPSTKKVALGGPMLQAHKLDSVNSPRISQTRSNKKTEFMLQNDAIPASPAFKRDQDIADAPFRKHPSNGVNTNEIESQLVRKPFSPISPPVSSKANMTNKLEDNGESKTLQKTIPTNDPSNNTMTPLKTISSVDEENRKPKAMHSTASVQMQTDITPPPTLQTSLVEETHEEMEQSFEEKRLALMHSDKQIPSMIQV comes from the exons ATGTCCCAATGCAAGCTTAAAGCTTCAGCTTATATACTTG GAATTATTAACATGTCTACTCAGCGAATTGATCCACTTGTTCAAGTGGAAACAACCTGTAGAGCCCTTCTAAATGAACTTCAG atAATCTGGGAAGAAGTTGGGGAGACAGATGCTGACAGAGATGAAATGCTGCTTGAGCTTGAACGAGAGTGTGTGGAAGTATACAGAAGAAAGGTAGATCAGGCAAATCACTCCAAAGCCCATATAAGACAGACAATTGCTGATTCTGAAGCCGAACTGGCTGCCATCTGTTCAGCAATGGGGGAGAGGCCAGTGCATATTAGGCAG TCAGATCAAAACATTGGCAGCTTGAAGGAAGAGCTCAGGAAAATTCTTTCACAAGTGGAGGAGATGAAGAAAAGGAAGGAAGAAAGAAGAAATCATTTCATAGACGTTCTGGACCAAATAGAAATGATCAGAAATGAGATAAATGGATCCACCGAATCAATTTCCTCGGAAACAGTTGTGGATGAAACTGATTTATCCTTAATGAGGCTTGAAGAATTGCATAGACAGCTGCATGAACTTCTGAAAGAGAAG AGTAATCGTCTGAAGCAGGTTCAGGACCATCTTAACACATTGAACTCACTCTGCTCAGTGATGGGTATGGATTTCAAGCTTACAGCTACCGAGGTCCATCCTAGTTTAGGTGAATCTGAAAGATCGAGGAGCATTAGCAATAATACACTCGAGCAGCTGGGAACAGAAATAAATAAGTTGCGGGAAGTTAAGATACAGAGGATGGAAAGG CTACAAGATCTTGCAACTACCATGTTGGAGTTGTGGAATCTGATGGATACACCGATTGAGGAGCAACAGAAGTTTCAGAATGTTACCTGCAATGTAGCTGCTTCAGAGCATGAAATTACTGAACCCAACACTCTCTCTGACGATTTTATCAACTAT GTTGAGGAAGAAGTTTCTAGACTGGAAGACTTAAAGTCGAGCAAAATGAAAGAGATCATTCTCAAGAAGAGAGAAGAGCTAAAGGAGATCTCTACAAAGACGCACTTGATTCCTGACACTCATTTAGAAGATGAAATTGAAGCTATTGACTCAG GAGTGGTTGATGCTGCAACTATACTAGAACAAATTGAACTTCAAATTGCCAAGGTTAAAGAGGAAGCTTTTAGCAGAAAAGAAATACTTGAGAAGGTTGAGAAATGGTTGGCAGCATGTGAGGAGGAATCTTGGCTTGAGGAATATAACAGG GATGAAAACCGATATAATGCCGGAAGAGGTACTCATCTTACACTGAAGCGCGCCGAGAAAGCTCGTTCCTTGGTTAATAAACTTCCAG GAAGGGTGGAGGCTTTGACTTCAAAGATTATGGCATGGGAAGAGGAGAGAGGGACTGAATTTTTGTATGATGGT ACTTCTGTTCTTTCAATGCTTGAAGATTATGCTAATTTACGAGAGGAGAAAGAGCAAGAACGCCGTAGGTTGCGG GACCAGAAGAGACTTCAGGGACAACTAATAGCCGAGCAAGAGGTACTCTATGGCGCAAAACAAAGCCCACCAAAGCCGCAGAGTGCAAAAAAGGGTTCCAAGCAGTGTACTGGAGTTCCAAGCACTAAAAAAGTCGCCTTGGGAGGACCAATGCTTCAAGCTCATAAACTCGATTCAGTCAATTCCCCGAGGATTTCTCAAACACGTTCTAATAAGAAAACTGAGTTTATGTTACAAAATGACGCCATTCCAGCTTCCCCAGCTT TTAAGAGAGACCAGGACATTGCCGATGCTCCCTTTCGAAAGCACCCATCAAACGGCGTAAACACTAATGAAATAGAATCACAACTGGTTCGTAAGCCATTCTCGCCCATCTCCCCCCCAGTATCATCAAAAGCCAATATGACAAACAAGCTTGAAGATAACGGTGAAAGTAAAACTTTACAGAAAACAATTCCGACCAACGATCCATCCAACAACACCATGACTCCCTTGAAGACGATTTCTTCAGTCGACGAAGAGAATAGGAAGCCAAAGGCAATGCATTCAACAGCGTCAGTTCAAATGCAGACAGACATAACACCACCTCCAACGTTGCAAACTTCACTAGTCGAAGAAACTCATGAAGAGATGGAACAGTCGTTTGAAGAAAAGAGGCTTGCTTTGATGCATTCGGATAAACAAATTCCATCAATGATACAAGTATGA